The Cellulomonas wangleii genome includes a region encoding these proteins:
- the pyk gene encoding pyruvate kinase codes for MRRAKIVCTIGPATESPEQVQALVDAGMDVARLNRSHGDTEVHKRVYDNVRAAAKASGRSVAVLVDLQGPKIRLGRFIEGKHDLAVGDVFTITTDDVEGTKERVSTTFKGLPGDVKPGDPILIDDGKVLVRVTAVEGNDVVTRVEVPGPVSNNKGLNLPGVAVSVPAMSDKDEEDLRWALNVGADLIALSFVRTAADYDDVRRIMEEEGRVVPVVAKIEKPQAVENLSEIVQAFDGIMVARGDLGVELPLEQVPLVQKRAVELARRNAKPVIVATQVLESMITSPRPTRAEASDCANAVLDGADAVMLSGETSVGDFPIEAVRTMARIIESTEELGRERIAPLGSVPSTRGGAITRAAAEIGERIGVKYLVTFTQSGDSARRMSRLRSPIPLLAFTPVEDVRNRLSLSWGVQTYQVPSVESTDSMVSQVDHTLRANGLAEVGDYVVVVAGTPVGVVGSTNTVVVHKIGDEETVRTRIA; via the coding sequence ATGCGTAGAGCCAAGATCGTCTGCACCATCGGTCCTGCGACGGAGTCGCCCGAGCAGGTCCAGGCCCTCGTCGACGCCGGCATGGACGTCGCGCGCCTCAACCGCAGCCACGGTGACACCGAGGTGCACAAGCGCGTGTACGACAACGTGCGCGCCGCTGCGAAGGCCTCCGGCCGCTCGGTGGCCGTGCTCGTCGACCTCCAGGGCCCGAAGATCCGCCTCGGCCGTTTCATCGAGGGCAAGCACGACCTCGCGGTCGGCGACGTCTTCACCATCACGACGGACGACGTCGAGGGGACCAAGGAGCGCGTCTCGACGACGTTCAAGGGCCTGCCCGGCGACGTCAAGCCCGGTGACCCGATCCTCATCGACGACGGCAAGGTGCTCGTCCGCGTGACGGCCGTCGAGGGCAACGACGTCGTCACGCGTGTCGAGGTCCCCGGCCCGGTGTCGAACAACAAGGGCCTGAACCTCCCGGGCGTCGCGGTCTCCGTCCCGGCCATGAGCGACAAGGACGAGGAGGACCTGCGCTGGGCCCTCAACGTCGGTGCCGACCTCATCGCGCTGTCGTTCGTGCGCACCGCCGCCGACTACGACGACGTGCGCCGGATCATGGAGGAGGAGGGCCGGGTCGTCCCGGTCGTCGCCAAGATCGAGAAGCCGCAGGCGGTCGAGAACCTCTCGGAGATCGTCCAGGCGTTCGACGGCATCATGGTCGCCCGTGGCGACCTGGGCGTCGAGCTGCCCCTCGAGCAGGTCCCGCTGGTGCAGAAGCGTGCGGTGGAGCTGGCGCGCCGCAACGCCAAGCCGGTGATCGTGGCGACCCAGGTGCTGGAGTCGATGATCACGAGCCCGCGTCCGACGCGCGCCGAGGCGTCCGACTGCGCCAACGCGGTGCTCGACGGCGCCGACGCGGTCATGCTGTCCGGTGAGACCAGCGTGGGCGACTTCCCGATCGAGGCGGTCCGCACCATGGCGCGGATCATCGAGAGCACCGAGGAGCTCGGCCGCGAGCGCATCGCGCCGCTCGGCTCGGTCCCCTCGACCCGCGGTGGTGCGATCACGCGGGCTGCCGCGGAGATCGGCGAGCGCATCGGGGTGAAGTACCTCGTGACGTTCACGCAGTCCGGTGACTCGGCGCGGCGGATGTCGCGCCTGCGCTCGCCCATCCCGCTGCTGGCGTTCACGCCGGTCGAGGACGTGCGCAACCGGCTCTCGCTGTCGTGGGGCGTCCAGACGTACCAGGTGCCCTCCGTCGAGAGCACCGACTCGATGGTGAGCCAGGTGGACCACACCCTGCGCGCCAACGGCCTGGCTGAGGTCGGCGACTACGTCGTCGTCGTCGCCGGGACGCCCGTGGGCGTCGTCGGCTCGACCAACACGGTCGTGGTGCACAAGATCGGTGACGAGGAGACGGTGCGCACGCGCATCGCCTGA